A genomic window from Bubalus bubalis isolate 160015118507 breed Murrah chromosome X, NDDB_SH_1, whole genome shotgun sequence includes:
- the LOC112582203 gene encoding ferritin heavy chain-like translates to MGRLRGGRWRSRPRRCQPRAPADGAAIPWALEPPAMMPTPPSQVRQNYRLECEAALNCHAALEFHASFQCLALAFYLDRDDVGLKHFYRFFLLRSHEHSKTAESLMFLQNQRGGRVSFFDIRKPETQQWESALQAMQDTLHLEKCVNQSLLDLHKLATDSSDAHLCDFLETGYLDQQVKFIKELGDHVSNLSNVGSPEGSLAEYFFDKLTLGDGDKED, encoded by the coding sequence ATGGGAAGGCTCCGAGGAGGCCGCTGGCGCTCGCGCCCCCGCCGATGCCAGCCCCGCGCCCCCGCCGACGGAGCCGCCATTCCCTGGGCCTTGGAGCCGCCCGCCATGATGCCCACACCGCCCTCACAGGTTCGTCAGAACTACCGCCTTGAGTGTGAGGCCGCGCTCAACTGCCACGCTGCCCTGGAGTTCCACGCCTCCTTCCAGTGCCTGGCCCTGGCCTTCTACCTCGACCGTGATGATGTGGGCTTGAAGCACTTCTACCGCTTCTTCCTGCTCCGCTCTCACGAGCACAGCAAGACAGCTGAGAGCCTGATGTTCCTGCAGAACCAGCGTGGGGGCCGCGTCTCCTTCTTCGACATCAGAAAGCCTGAGACCCAGCAGTGGGAGAGTGCACTCCAGGCCATGCAAGACACCCTGCACCTGGAGAAGTGCGTCAACCAGAGCCTGCTCGACCTGCACAAGCTGGCCACTGACAGCAGCGACGCCCATCTGTGCGACTTCCTGGAGACCGGCTACCTGGACCAGCAGGTCAAGTTCATCAAGGAGCTGGGAGATCATGTCAGCAACCTGAGCAACGTGGGGTCCCCGGAAGGCAGCCTGGCAGAGTACTTCTTTGACAAGCTCACCTTGGGCGATGGCGACAAGGAGGACTGA